The DNA segment ATCGGAGGGAAATTTGGAGAACGAACGCCACTGGTTGCATCCCATTTCAAACAGATGGACAGGAGGCTGATCGAGCAATCCGGAATCTATGTCTTTGAGGATGTGATCAAACCAGCGGATTTGCACCTGATCTATGGGGCTATTGGCATTTGCACCAAAGTCTATGGCTCCCACCTTTCGTCCCCAAGGGATATGCGCCCATGGCCCTACCCAAAGATGCTGCGGATGGGAACTGCGATCACTCAACGCCTGATAGAGCTTGATCGTGCCGCGAAGATGGGTATCAAACCAGCCACCAATATGGAGCATCGGCAGATCTATTTGACCAATATAGGTTTTGGGCGATCGCGCTATCCAGTAGGGATCAGTAGGGTTGGAACGGTTTAACCAGTCGTGGTAGAAAGAGTCTGGGGCGTATTGGTTGAGCAGTTCACAGGTGGCGTTGATTGGATCGGCGATCGCCAGTCGATGGGCTTCGGCATAGAGAGACTGATAGGCATCTTCATTGCCTTGGCGTCGTGCTGTTTCTGCCGCGAGTTGCAGCGCCCAGGCTTGATTGCCAAAGAGACAAAAGGCATCGCCTTCATAGGCCCAATCCGCATAGAGATCGTAGGCTACCATTGCAGGACAGATCGTTTTAAGCGCGGGCGGTTGTCCGGCAGCGGCAAAGAGTTGGGTCATGCCCTGGTAGGAAAAGCCATACATACCTACATCTCCCGTACTGCCCGGAAGCTGCGCTGCCCAATTCACCGTATCTACGCCATCGTTGATTTCATGGGCAAAGAGATCAAATTCTCCCTCAGACGTACCCCGTCCCCGCACATCCTGAATCACAACGATGTATCCCTGAGCCGCATACCACTGGGGATGAGCATAGGTAACCGTAGACGCGATCGCCCGTCCGTAGGGTTGCCGCATCAAGAGAACAGGAAACGTCCCCTCCGCATCGGGATAATAGACATCCGCATCCAACCGGATCCCATCACGAGTCATCAATGATTCCGTCTGCTTCAACCGAACAGGCAACACCGCTTCACCTCCCTTTACCATCACCCCATCACTCTATTACTCCTCCACCTCTTCACCTCTTCACCTCTTCACCCCAATCCCCCAACCCGATCCAACGACCAAAACCGGAACACCGCATGGCCGATAATGTTCTGCGTCGGCAAAAATCCCCAGACATGGGAGTCGTTGCTGTTGTTGCGATTGTCGCCCAGGACAAAGATGAACCCTTCAGGCACTTGCACCCTGGGGATGATGTACTGCGGTGGCTCGGCCGTGTAGGGTTCTTGCAAGGGTTGCCCGTTTACGAATACCGTACCGTCGTGCACTTCCACCTGTTGCCCTTCGGTGGCAATTATCCGTTTAATAAAGACCTGATCGGGTCGATATCCTTGTACTTGGAGCTGCTGGGGCGGTTCAAATACGACAATATCGCCAGGATGAGGCGGATGAAATCGATAGGACACTTTCTCGATCACGAGGCGATCGCCAATGTGCAAGGTCGGGAACATCGAATCCGAGGGAATATAGCGCGGCTCGGCAATAAAGATTCGCAACACGATCGCCAGGACAACGGCGATCGCCAACGAAATCAGGTTTGAACGGTAACCTGAGCGAGATGCCTCTGAATCGGACGATAGCTGATTAGCTTGAGACTGTGGCTCATTGGAGCTAGAGGTTGGAGAATCGGTAGGGGATGAATCTGAAGACGGACGGGACATAGGCAAACATGGCAGCAGATCGCTGTCCTAGAATTAAAACAACGAACGGGCAAAACAACGAACGGGAGACGAAGAAATGACTCTAGATGCATGGTACATCGTTAAGCAACCGGACGGCCATTGCGAAATTATGGCCGTGGCGGCGGATGCGGATGCCCCGACTGCACCAGAAACCTGGGGGCCGTTTAATTCTCAAGGAGAGGCGATCGCCCGTCGCGTCGGCTTGATCAGAGCAGGAAAATGCCAACCCCAGTAATTGAAGTTCATCCAAAAACAAGTCGCTGCGCAGTCTCCCTACGCAACGACCTGTTCACAGCCAAAT comes from the Synechococcales cyanobacterium T60_A2020_003 genome and includes:
- a CDS encoding CocE/NonD family hydrolase translates to MVKGGEAVLPVRLKQTESLMTRDGIRLDADVYYPDAEGTFPVLLMRQPYGRAIASTVTYAHPQWYAAQGYIVVIQDVRGRGTSEGEFDLFAHEINDGVDTVNWAAQLPGSTGDVGMYGFSYQGMTQLFAAAGQPPALKTICPAMVAYDLYADWAYEGDAFCLFGNQAWALQLAAETARRQGNEDAYQSLYAEAHRLAIADPINATCELLNQYAPDSFYHDWLNRSNPTDPYWIARSPKTYIGQIDLPMLHIGGWFDTHLRGTIKLYQALSDRSSHPQHLWVGPWAHIPWGRKVGAIDFGANANSPIDQVQIRWFDHILKDIDSGLLDQPPVHLFEMGCNQWRSFSKFPSD
- the lepB gene encoding signal peptidase I, which codes for MSRPSSDSSPTDSPTSSSNEPQSQANQLSSDSEASRSGYRSNLISLAIAVVLAIVLRIFIAEPRYIPSDSMFPTLHIGDRLVIEKVSYRFHPPHPGDIVVFEPPQQLQVQGYRPDQVFIKRIIATEGQQVEVHDGTVFVNGQPLQEPYTAEPPQYIIPRVQVPEGFIFVLGDNRNNSNDSHVWGFLPTQNIIGHAVFRFWSLDRVGGLG
- a CDS encoding DDE transposase family protein, producing the protein MTLDAWYIVKQPDGHCEIMAVAADADAPTAPETWGPFNSQGEAIARRVGLIRAGKCQPQ